One Pseudanabaena sp. BC1403 genomic window carries:
- a CDS encoding DUF6744 family protein: protein VTISAFVFSLFSQPDKLVVATGQVNCRLIIDKGAEYLGDLIAWSINAETRLSEATLKRAAEQVNLDFSYLPESPNKLSAFKNARTKAQTQLSNHNLLIRQISNNGVLVYGFVLENKNEKDKKLRYYQLASYSFDKSNETTNWNREDWSHENESLIDIARTTFDKWYRWSQEITSKEIRAMLTEFVKKAGVPFRERGGTYFVARSYRLELTAFRELLPLIHRENNIRWMPIAGIGDMDIIARQSLEKEVQSMSSYLDELLDPQKVSETKGSTLKNQLKVYREVEDKTKMLSELLQFRSDALTDKLAQLRQRCLNVLDEIATTAVESSEDQPNQAEEIISELEEINSIEINLAETTEESPDNLFDLGF, encoded by the coding sequence GTGACAATTAGTGCTTTCGTTTTTTCTCTCTTCTCTCAACCAGACAAGTTAGTTGTCGCGACTGGTCAAGTTAATTGTCGTCTAATAATCGACAAAGGAGCCGAATACTTAGGCGACCTAATCGCATGGTCAATCAATGCCGAGACCCGACTAAGCGAAGCCACCTTGAAACGAGCCGCCGAGCAAGTTAACCTCGACTTCAGCTACCTCCCCGAAAGCCCCAACAAACTAAGTGCATTCAAAAATGCGAGAACAAAAGCCCAGACCCAACTGAGCAACCACAATCTATTAATCCGTCAAATCTCCAATAACGGCGTACTAGTCTATGGATTTGTCCTAGAGAACAAGAACGAGAAAGACAAAAAGCTGCGCTATTACCAACTCGCATCTTATAGCTTCGATAAAAGCAACGAAACTACCAATTGGAACCGAGAAGACTGGAGCCATGAAAATGAATCGCTGATTGACATCGCCAGAACTACCTTCGACAAATGGTACAGATGGAGCCAAGAAATCACCAGTAAAGAAATCCGTGCCATGCTGACTGAGTTCGTCAAAAAAGCAGGAGTGCCATTTCGAGAACGAGGCGGCACATACTTTGTTGCACGTAGTTATCGATTAGAACTAACCGCCTTCCGAGAACTACTACCCCTGATTCACAGAGAAAACAACATCCGCTGGATGCCGATCGCAGGCATCGGCGACATGGACATCATCGCAAGGCAATCCTTAGAAAAAGAAGTGCAATCGATGTCCAGTTACCTAGACGAGCTGCTAGATCCTCAAAAAGTATCTGAGACAAAAGGTAGCACCCTGAAAAACCAACTCAAAGTATATCGGGAAGTCGAAGACAAAACCAAAATGCTATCCGAGCTATTGCAATTTCGCTCCGATGCACTGACCGATAAACTCGCCCAACTGCGCCAACGTTGCCTGAACGTACTGGACGAAATCGCTACCACAGCAGTTGAAAGTTCAGAAGATCAGCCCAACCAAGCAGAAGAAATTATCTCTGAACTAGAAGAAATCAACTCAATTGAAATCAACCTAGCAGAAACAACAGAAGAAAGCCCAGACAACCTATTTGACCTCGGCTTCTAG